A genomic stretch from Petrimonas mucosa includes:
- the ilvC gene encoding ketol-acid reductoisomerase, with the protein MAKMNFGGVEENVVTRDEFPLSKALETLKNETIAVIGYGVQGPGQSLNLRDNGFNVIVGQRKESKSWDKAVADGWVPGETLFEIEEACQRGTIIQYLLSDAAQIALWPTVKRHLTPGKALYFSHGFGITYKERTGIIPPADVDVILVAPKGSGTSLRKMFLEGRGLNSSYAIFQDATGKAYDRVVALGIGVGSGYLFETDFKREVYSDLTGERGTLMGAIQGLLLAQYEVLRENGHTPSEAFNETVEELTQSLMPLFAEKGMDWMYANCSTTAQRGALDWMGPFHDATKPVFEKLYKEVANGNEAQRSIDSNSQPDYREKLEAELTALRESEMWQTGAVVRKLRPENN; encoded by the coding sequence ATGGCAAAAATGAATTTTGGCGGGGTAGAAGAGAATGTAGTCACCCGCGACGAATTTCCATTGAGCAAGGCTCTGGAGACATTGAAGAACGAAACCATCGCCGTCATCGGATACGGCGTGCAGGGACCTGGACAGTCGCTCAACCTGCGCGACAACGGCTTCAACGTGATTGTCGGCCAGCGGAAGGAGAGCAAATCGTGGGACAAGGCGGTAGCCGACGGCTGGGTTCCCGGCGAGACCCTGTTCGAGATCGAAGAGGCGTGCCAGCGCGGTACCATCATCCAGTACCTCCTCTCGGATGCCGCCCAGATCGCACTATGGCCCACGGTGAAGAGACACCTCACCCCAGGCAAGGCACTCTACTTCTCCCACGGCTTCGGCATCACCTACAAGGAGCGTACCGGCATCATCCCCCCGGCCGATGTCGACGTGATCCTGGTCGCCCCCAAGGGATCGGGAACCAGCCTGCGGAAGATGTTCCTCGAGGGAAGGGGACTCAACTCCTCCTATGCCATCTTCCAGGATGCCACCGGCAAGGCGTACGACCGGGTGGTCGCCCTCGGTATCGGTGTCGGCTCGGGCTACCTGTTCGAGACCGATTTCAAGCGGGAGGTCTACTCCGACTTGACCGGCGAGCGGGGAACATTGATGGGTGCCATCCAGGGACTCCTGCTGGCCCAGTACGAGGTGCTGCGCGAGAATGGGCACACCCCGTCGGAAGCGTTCAACGAGACGGTGGAAGAGTTGACCCAGTCGCTAATGCCGCTCTTTGCCGAGAAGGGGATGGACTGGATGTACGCCAACTGCTCCACCACGGCACAACGTGGTGCGCTCGACTGGATGGGTCCGTTCCACGACGCCACCAAGCCGGTGTTCGAGAAGCTCTACAAGGAGGTGGCCAACGGCAACGAAGCCCAACGCTCCATCGACAGCAACTCGCAGCCCGACTACCGCGAGAAGCTGGAGGCTGAACTGACGGCCCTCCGCGAAAGCGAGATGTGGCAGACCGGCGCCGTGGTGAGGAAGTTGCGCCCCGAAAACAACTGA
- a CDS encoding aminotransferase class IV — protein sequence MFLESICILDGRAVNLEAHRERMGLTGNRFGFTAPQLPDLEQLLPESLRKGKVKCRIEYDGKIRSIGFDPYRPKPVCVLRLVEAEGLDYSFKYSDRSRLDALNDAEPGHEVLIVQGGEITDTTYSNVVLRKAGELFTPSASLLNGTKRQKLLRESIVREMKITVDNLGRFDHLYLINAMLDIEDGVGVPVKEILPGYL from the coding sequence ATGTTTCTCGAATCGATATGCATATTGGATGGCCGGGCAGTGAACCTGGAGGCTCATCGGGAGCGGATGGGGCTGACTGGCAACCGTTTCGGTTTTACTGCTCCGCAGCTGCCCGACCTGGAGCAGTTGTTGCCGGAATCGCTCCGCAAGGGGAAGGTGAAGTGCCGGATAGAGTATGACGGGAAGATCCGCTCCATCGGTTTTGATCCCTACCGGCCGAAGCCGGTCTGTGTGTTGCGGCTGGTGGAGGCGGAGGGACTGGACTACTCGTTCAAATATTCCGACAGGTCACGGCTGGATGCGCTGAACGATGCGGAGCCCGGCCATGAGGTGCTGATCGTGCAGGGGGGAGAGATCACCGATACCACATACAGCAACGTGGTCTTACGGAAAGCGGGGGAGCTTTTTACTCCTTCCGCCTCTCTGCTGAACGGCACCAAGCGGCAGAAGCTGTTGCGGGAGTCGATTGTAAGAGAGATGAAGATTACAGTGGATAACCTGGGCCGGTTCGATCATCTTTACCTGATCAATGCCATGCTCGATATTGAAGATGGAGTAGGGGTTCCGGTGAAGGAGATCCTTCCCGGCTATCTCTAA
- the fmt gene encoding methionyl-tRNA formyltransferase, producing MKREELRIVFMGTPAFAVESLQALVENGYNVVGVITAPDKPAGRGYKLQPSAVKSYALSAGVPILQPEKLKDEGFLNELRQLKADLQVVVAFRMLPEVVWNMPPRGTFNLHASLLPQYRGAAPINWALINGEKETGVTTFFLSHEIDTGEIIFQERVPIGEDMDAGTLHDSLMTLGAKLVLKTVDAVIDGTVRSLPQSELEATITELKPAPKIHRESCRINWESPVEEIRNLVRGLAPYPAAWTEFEVRGEKLNFRIFETRAIREAHGLTPGQVVTDNKTTLRVAAQDGFIEILDLQLSGKKRMKTGDFLNGFSF from the coding sequence ATGAAGAGAGAAGAGTTACGCATCGTATTTATGGGGACACCCGCCTTTGCCGTGGAGTCGCTTCAGGCACTGGTCGAAAACGGCTATAACGTGGTCGGGGTCATCACTGCACCCGACAAGCCGGCCGGTCGGGGCTACAAGCTGCAGCCGTCGGCGGTGAAATCGTATGCCCTGTCGGCAGGAGTGCCTATCCTCCAGCCTGAAAAGCTGAAGGATGAGGGGTTCCTGAACGAACTGAGGCAGTTGAAGGCCGACCTCCAGGTGGTGGTTGCCTTCCGGATGCTGCCCGAGGTTGTCTGGAACATGCCGCCCCGCGGAACCTTCAACCTGCACGCCTCGCTGCTGCCGCAATACCGGGGCGCCGCCCCCATCAACTGGGCCCTGATCAACGGCGAGAAGGAGACCGGTGTAACCACCTTCTTCCTCAGTCATGAGATCGACACCGGAGAGATCATATTCCAGGAGAGGGTGCCCATCGGGGAGGATATGGATGCCGGCACCCTGCACGACAGCCTGATGACGTTGGGAGCCAAGCTGGTGCTGAAGACCGTAGATGCAGTGATCGACGGGACGGTCAGGTCGCTGCCGCAGAGTGAGCTGGAGGCAACCATCACTGAACTGAAGCCGGCACCCAAGATCCACCGGGAGAGCTGCCGGATCAACTGGGAGAGCCCGGTGGAGGAGATCCGCAACCTTGTCCGGGGACTGGCACCCTACCCCGCCGCATGGACCGAGTTCGAGGTACGGGGAGAGAAGCTGAACTTCAGGATATTTGAGACAAGAGCGATCAGGGAGGCACACGGATTAACACCGGGTCAGGTGGTCACAGACAATAAAACCACCCTGCGGGTCGCCGCGCAGGATGGCTTTATCGAGATTCTGGATCTCCAGCTGTCTGGAAAAAAGCGGATGAAGACCGGCGACTTCCTCAACGGGTTCTCTTTCTGA
- the ilvB gene encoding biosynthetic-type acetolactate synthase large subunit, which translates to MSNQTKENISGSEALIRSLLAEGVDTMFGYPGGAIMPVFDALYDYKNDIRHILVRHEQGAVHAAQGYARVSRKTGVALVTSGPGATNAITGITDAMMDSTPLVVISGQVVSGLLGTDAFQEADVIGITQPITKWAYQVRRAEEIPWAVSRAFYIARSGRPGPVVLDITKDAQINKFDYSYSKTTFLRSYLPFPEPEMENIRAAAELINQAERPFALVGQGVILGNAEQELLAFLEKGGIPFGSTILGLSAIPTDHPLNTGMLGMHGNIAPNMNTNACDVLIAIGMRFDDRVTGNLKTYARQAKIIHFDIDLAEMDKNVKTTVKVLGDAKATLPLVTELIGKRDHSAWLETFNQYRKREFDCVIKAELYPENGGELKMGEVINKVSEATGHKAICVTDVGQHQMMATRYFKSTLPRSMVTSGGLGTMGFGLPAGIGAKYGAPDRTVCIFVGDGGFQMSIQELGTILEYQVDVKIILLNNNYLGMVRQWQELFFDERYSETHLKNPDFVKVAEAYGIRGRKVTDRSELDGAIREMLEHRGPYLLEAVVETKGMVYPMVPAGGSVTDILIGNGNKI; encoded by the coding sequence ATGAGTAATCAGACAAAGGAGAACATTTCGGGGAGCGAGGCGCTGATCCGCTCCCTGCTTGCCGAAGGCGTGGATACCATGTTCGGATATCCCGGCGGTGCCATCATGCCCGTCTTCGACGCCCTCTACGATTATAAGAACGACATCCGCCATATCCTGGTCCGTCACGAACAGGGGGCGGTCCATGCCGCACAGGGTTACGCCCGCGTCTCGCGGAAGACCGGCGTGGCACTGGTCACCTCCGGTCCCGGCGCCACCAACGCCATCACCGGAATCACCGACGCCATGATGGACAGCACCCCGCTGGTGGTGATCTCCGGCCAGGTGGTCTCCGGCCTGCTGGGCACCGACGCCTTCCAGGAGGCCGACGTGATCGGCATCACCCAACCCATCACCAAGTGGGCCTACCAGGTGAGACGTGCCGAAGAGATCCCCTGGGCGGTCTCCCGTGCCTTCTACATCGCCCGGAGCGGCCGTCCCGGACCGGTTGTCCTCGACATCACCAAAGATGCGCAGATCAACAAGTTCGACTACAGCTACAGCAAGACCACCTTCCTGAGGAGCTACCTCCCCTTCCCCGAACCGGAGATGGAGAACATCAGGGCAGCGGCGGAGCTGATCAACCAGGCAGAACGCCCCTTCGCGCTGGTAGGACAGGGTGTGATTCTCGGCAATGCGGAACAGGAGCTGCTCGCCTTCCTCGAGAAGGGGGGAATTCCCTTCGGGTCCACCATCCTCGGGCTCTCCGCCATCCCCACCGACCATCCGCTCAATACCGGCATGCTGGGGATGCACGGCAACATCGCCCCCAACATGAACACCAACGCCTGCGACGTGCTGATCGCCATCGGCATGCGGTTCGACGACCGTGTCACCGGCAACCTCAAAACCTACGCCCGGCAGGCCAAGATCATCCACTTCGACATCGACCTGGCGGAGATGGACAAGAACGTGAAGACCACCGTCAAGGTGCTGGGCGATGCCAAGGCTACCCTCCCGCTCGTCACGGAGCTGATCGGGAAGCGCGACCATTCGGCCTGGCTCGAGACATTCAACCAATACAGGAAGAGAGAGTTCGACTGTGTCATCAAGGCAGAGCTCTATCCCGAGAACGGCGGTGAGCTGAAGATGGGCGAGGTGATCAACAAAGTGTCGGAAGCTACAGGCCACAAGGCGATCTGCGTCACCGACGTGGGTCAGCACCAGATGATGGCCACCCGCTACTTCAAGTCGACCCTCCCCCGCAGCATGGTCACTTCGGGGGGACTGGGCACCATGGGTTTCGGCCTCCCTGCAGGGATCGGAGCGAAGTATGGGGCGCCCGACCGTACCGTCTGCATCTTCGTGGGCGACGGCGGCTTCCAGATGTCGATCCAGGAGCTGGGCACCATCCTGGAGTACCAGGTCGACGTGAAGATCATCCTCCTGAACAACAACTACCTGGGGATGGTGCGGCAGTGGCAGGAGCTCTTCTTCGACGAGCGCTACTCCGAGACCCACCTGAAGAATCCCGACTTTGTAAAGGTAGCCGAAGCCTACGGTATCCGGGGCAGGAAGGTGACCGACCGCAGTGAGCTTGACGGCGCCATCAGGGAGATGCTGGAGCACCGTGGACCCTACCTGCTCGAAGCGGTGGTGGAGACCAAGGGGATGGTATATCCGATGGTACCCGCCGGCGGCAGCGTTACCGACATACTGATTGGAAACGGAAACAAAATTTAA
- the ilvD gene encoding dihydroxy-acid dehydratase, whose product MKRNEKRTLRSNSSTQGRLMAGARALWRANGMKEEQMGKPIIAVVNSFTQFVPGHAHLHEIGQLVKAEIEQLGCFAAEFNTIAVDDGIAMGHDGMLYSLPSRDMIADSIEYMINAHKVDAMVCISNCDKITPGMLMAAMRLNIPAIFVSGGPMEAGKIGDESIDLIDAMIESADDNVSDQRISQLEKLACPTCGSCSGMFTANSMNCLNEAIGLALPGNGTIVATHANRINLFRKAAKQIVENAHRYYFEGDESVLPRSIATRAAFLNAMSLDIAMGGSTNTILHLLAIAHEAEVDFTMDDIDALSRRVPCVCKVAPNTKKYHIQDVNRAGGILGILNELAKGGLIDTSVHRADGLTLGETIARYDITVSSPDPEAVAIYSSAPGNRFNLVMGSQDARYKTLDSDRTGGCIRSIDNAYTRDGGLAILKGNIARNGCVVKTAGVDEKIWSFSGRARVYHSQDDACAGILNGEVVAGDVVVIVYEGPKGGPGMQEMLYPTSYIKARHLGKECALITDGRFSGGTSGLSIGHISPEAAAGGEIALVRDGDIIEIDIPNRSIQVRLTDGELAERRREEETKGKDAFKPVREREISNALKLYAHFVSSADKGGVRIINS is encoded by the coding sequence ATGAAGCGAAACGAGAAGAGAACCCTTCGGAGCAACAGCTCTACTCAGGGGCGATTGATGGCCGGGGCACGTGCCCTCTGGCGGGCCAACGGCATGAAGGAGGAGCAGATGGGCAAACCGATCATCGCCGTGGTGAACTCCTTCACCCAGTTTGTGCCGGGGCATGCGCACCTGCACGAGATCGGCCAGCTGGTAAAGGCGGAGATCGAGCAGCTGGGCTGCTTCGCCGCCGAGTTCAACACCATCGCCGTGGACGACGGCATCGCCATGGGGCACGACGGGATGCTCTACTCGCTGCCGTCGCGCGACATGATTGCCGACTCCATCGAGTACATGATCAATGCCCACAAGGTGGATGCGATGGTCTGCATCAGCAACTGCGACAAGATCACCCCGGGCATGCTGATGGCCGCCATGCGGCTGAACATCCCCGCCATCTTCGTTTCGGGGGGACCGATGGAGGCAGGGAAGATCGGCGACGAGTCGATCGACCTGATCGACGCGATGATCGAATCGGCCGACGACAATGTCTCCGACCAGCGCATCTCGCAGCTCGAAAAGCTGGCCTGCCCCACCTGCGGCTCCTGCTCCGGCATGTTCACCGCCAACTCGATGAACTGCCTCAACGAAGCGATCGGACTGGCCCTGCCCGGCAACGGAACCATCGTCGCCACCCATGCCAACCGGATCAACCTCTTCCGCAAGGCGGCGAAACAGATTGTGGAGAACGCCCACCGCTACTACTTCGAGGGCGACGAGAGCGTGCTGCCGAGAAGCATAGCCACCCGGGCAGCCTTCCTCAATGCCATGTCGCTCGACATCGCCATGGGCGGATCCACCAACACCATCCTCCATTTGCTGGCCATTGCCCATGAAGCGGAGGTCGATTTCACGATGGACGACATCGATGCACTCTCTCGCAGAGTTCCCTGTGTCTGCAAGGTGGCGCCCAATACCAAGAAATACCATATCCAGGATGTGAACCGGGCCGGCGGCATCCTGGGCATCTTGAACGAGCTAGCCAAGGGGGGACTGATCGACACCTCGGTACACCGTGCCGACGGGTTGACGCTCGGCGAAACGATCGCCCGTTACGACATTACCGTCTCCTCGCCCGATCCGGAAGCTGTGGCGATCTACAGCTCGGCTCCCGGCAACCGGTTCAACCTGGTGATGGGATCGCAGGATGCCCGGTACAAAACGCTCGACAGCGACCGGACCGGCGGCTGTATCCGCAGCATCGACAACGCCTATACCCGCGACGGCGGACTGGCCATCCTGAAGGGGAACATCGCCCGGAACGGCTGTGTGGTGAAGACCGCCGGAGTGGACGAGAAGATCTGGAGCTTCTCGGGCAGGGCCAGGGTCTACCACTCGCAGGATGACGCCTGCGCCGGCATCCTTAACGGCGAGGTGGTTGCCGGCGACGTGGTGGTCATCGTCTACGAGGGACCGAAAGGGGGACCGGGCATGCAGGAGATGCTCTACCCCACCTCCTATATCAAGGCCCGGCACCTGGGCAAGGAGTGTGCCCTGATCACCGACGGCCGTTTCTCCGGAGGCACCTCCGGCCTCTCCATCGGACACATCTCGCCCGAGGCGGCTGCCGGCGGCGAGATAGCGCTGGTGAGGGACGGCGACATCATCGAGATCGATATTCCCAACCGCTCCATCCAGGTACGGCTCACCGACGGAGAGCTGGCAGAGCGGCGGAGAGAGGAAGAGACCAAAGGAAAGGATGCCTTCAAACCGGTGCGGGAACGGGAGATTTCCAACGCACTGAAGTTGTACGCCCACTTCGTCAGTTCGGCCGACAAGGGCGGTGTAAGAATTATCAATTCATAA
- a CDS encoding aminodeoxychorismate synthase component I, protein MFTSCNDVRERMDAAGQAGTPFLFGFDFELSEGFFLENPLQQSEILFDMAGIGNGGTAWTTGSTFSFEAFPEEYDLYAGRFSQVMEGLRYGNSFLTNLTIRTPVATGLSLREIFHRSRAAYRLYLPGRFVCFSPERFVRIEKGRISSNPMKGTIDAAAMHAEETILNDYKEKAEHATIVDLIRNDISRVAAGVRVNRFRYLDRVETNHGAILQVSSEIEGELPGNYAGKIGSLLVELLPAGSVSGAPKKATVDLIRRAEEQPRGFYTGVAGYFDGEDLDSCVLIRFIEATEDGLFFRSGGGITVNSDCRKEYAEALRKIYLPFN, encoded by the coding sequence ATGTTTACCTCCTGCAACGATGTAAGAGAACGTATGGATGCGGCTGGACAAGCCGGAACGCCCTTCCTGTTCGGCTTCGATTTTGAGCTGAGCGAGGGCTTCTTTCTGGAGAATCCCTTGCAGCAGTCGGAAATTCTTTTCGACATGGCGGGGATCGGGAACGGGGGAACTGCTTGGACGACTGGCTCCACTTTCTCGTTCGAGGCCTTCCCGGAGGAGTATGATCTGTATGCCGGGCGCTTCTCGCAGGTGATGGAGGGGTTGCGCTATGGCAACTCGTTCTTGACCAACCTGACGATCCGGACACCGGTCGCCACCGGATTGTCGCTCCGGGAGATCTTTCACCGCAGCCGGGCGGCGTACCGGCTCTATCTGCCCGGCAGGTTTGTCTGCTTCTCGCCCGAGCGGTTTGTGCGGATCGAGAAGGGGAGAATCTCCTCCAACCCGATGAAGGGGACGATAGATGCGGCAGCGATGCATGCGGAGGAGACGATCCTGAACGATTACAAGGAGAAGGCGGAGCACGCTACCATCGTTGACCTGATCCGCAACGATATCAGCCGGGTTGCTGCCGGGGTGCGGGTGAACCGCTTCAGGTATCTCGACCGGGTGGAGACCAACCATGGGGCCATCCTGCAGGTGAGCTCCGAGATCGAAGGCGAGTTGCCGGGGAACTATGCCGGCAAGATAGGGTCGCTCCTTGTCGAACTGCTGCCGGCGGGTTCGGTCTCCGGTGCGCCCAAGAAGGCGACGGTCGACCTGATCCGGCGGGCTGAAGAGCAGCCGCGTGGCTTCTATACCGGCGTGGCGGGCTATTTCGACGGTGAGGATCTCGACTCCTGCGTGCTGATAAGGTTTATCGAGGCGACGGAGGATGGACTCTTCTTCCGGAGCGGGGGCGGCATTACGGTGAACAGCGATTGCAGGAAGGAGTATGCAGAGGCGCTCCGGAAAATTTACCTCCCCTTTAACTGA
- the ilvN gene encoding acetolactate synthase small subunit translates to MEGKTLYTVTIFSENTVGVLNQITTIFTRRQLNIETLSVSPSALAGIHKFTITVFAESDEVMKKLVRQIDKRIDVLKAYFNVDDELIHQELALYKLSTDKVLEHGSIEYLIRKYNIRVLEVTNDCVVFLKAGHYAETQGLFDELAEKIGVLQFIRSGRIAITKSRVERLSDMLAEREEKRKQALTNN, encoded by the coding sequence ATGGAAGGAAAAACGTTATATACCGTCACCATCTTTTCGGAAAATACGGTAGGTGTGCTCAACCAGATCACCACCATCTTCACCCGCCGGCAGCTCAATATCGAGACCCTCTCGGTCTCCCCCTCGGCACTGGCAGGGATACACAAGTTCACCATCACCGTCTTTGCCGAGTCGGACGAGGTGATGAAGAAGTTGGTCCGGCAGATCGACAAGCGGATCGACGTGTTGAAGGCCTACTTCAATGTCGACGACGAGCTGATCCACCAGGAGCTGGCCCTCTACAAGCTGTCCACCGACAAGGTACTGGAGCACGGGTCGATCGAATACCTGATCCGCAAGTACAACATCCGGGTGCTGGAGGTGACCAACGACTGCGTGGTCTTCCTCAAGGCAGGCCACTATGCCGAGACGCAGGGGCTGTTCGACGAGCTGGCCGAGAAGATCGGCGTACTCCAGTTCATCCGCTCCGGCCGCATCGCCATCACCAAGTCGCGGGTGGAACGTCTCAGCGACATGCTGGCAGAGCGGGAGGAGAAACGGAAACAAGCATTAACAAACAACTAA